The following DNA comes from Chloroflexota bacterium.
CAGTTAATTCTATTAGCTATATTTCAAGCCCAACAATAGATGACGCTGGCACTAGAGTAGTGCGAGCCTACTACCAGCTCACGTGCAGTCGTCATGGCAAGATCCATGTCAAAGCTACAGTAATTGATTCTCCTGTCAAGTGTCCCTTCTGCCAATAGGTTTGGGTGCAGTATGGGAAAGACCCACAAAACATGCTTGACGGTTTAATGTTAGAATGGCTAACCTGCTTTTATCAAGTTCTGGCGTATGTTTTGCATTTTATAGGCGTGGAACTATTCCCACAGGAGGTACTGAACATTACGCCCAAGTGTGTCCCATTTTCGCTGATGGTTTACGTACCAGTATCCGCCCTTTTGTGGCAGTGGTTGCGCAACCGTCAGCTGTTAACATTTACCCAGCTTTGATAAGCATTCTGTAGTCTTGATCAAGTTTGCCCCTATATTTTTTAGCTCTTGCAAACCTCGTCTATTAGTTTGCGAAACAGCGTCTGTTACGAAAACAATTCTAAAATCCCGCTCGCTAGCCTCATAGATTGTTGTGCGTGGGCAATTAGGGAAATTACATCCGCACAGCACAATAGTATTAATGTCTAGATCGTGCAGATGCTTCTCCAAAGGAGTCTTGAAAAATGCTCCCCACCTTGGCTTATACATTATCCATTCCTTTGGTTCAACCGGTTGAAGTTCTCCCTTTAGGAGATTCGCCGCGTCTAATCTGACTCCTCGTGTGGGTTTTAGTTCTTCAACCAGTTCTGCCCCATCGCTTTCTGGGGCGAACATGCGTTTTCCGAGTTCGATAGCTTTTCTACGGCAGGCATCTGCGTTAGAACCGTCAGGCAAATAAAGTCTGACAACATGTACTATTGGTTTCTGGGAGATTCTGAAAGCTCGTACGAGGCTTTTTATTTTAGGCAGGATATCGATTGTGCCAGGAATCTCAATCGGGGAGCCAGGAATTGTACAATCGCGCTGAACATCAATAGTAAGTAGGGCGGCCCTCTTATAATCAGGTTCTGTGTAATCATTCATTAATTCTTCAATCTGCATGGGGATGCACCTGTACCTCACAAAAGGTGTCCTAGAATTCTACTTCAGTTTTAGCGATGTGGGAGCTGCTACCATCGTTTCTGCGCCTTTTTTGAAGCGGAAATCGCATTTATGGAAGGGCCATGGGGACTAGACATCCAAAATTATATTTATGGTCGGGGTGAGAGGATTCGAACCTCCGACCTCATGGTCCCAAACCATGCGCGCTAGCCGCTGCGCTACACCCCGAAGCAAAAAAAGTATAGTTCAACTAGTTCGATATAGTCAAGGAGTTACATGCCGGTTCTCGAATGGTGCGGCTATTTACATGTGGGGCAGACATCGAAGAAATCCCCAGGTAGATTCCACTTTTGTCTGATGTATTCTAGTTGCTTTTCCGGTGCCCAGTAGTTCCCGCAGACCTTACATTTCTTGAGCTTGAATTCCACTTTCCAATTGTAGATTATTCTGGTGTCTTTCCTATCTTCCATCTTTATTGCGCCGGTTGGGCATATATAGTAGCAAGAACCACAACCTATACAAGCTTCAGCCGGCTCAAGAAAAGGAGAGGCAGGCTCTTTGGTTATACCTCGATTGACCAGGCTAATAGCACTTACACCAACGACTTGCTCACAGGCTCTAACACACAAACCACACACAATGCAGTCATTATCTTCTAGATACTCAGATTTAAAAGATGGTTGCTCAATGCCTATCTGCGAAGCCAATTCCTGTATCACTTTATTTTTAGAACATCGTGCTAGAAGCAGTTCTGCTATCATTTTACGATTGCTCATTACCCTGGGTGAATCAGTTTTAACTTTCAATCCTTCTTCTACCGGGTAAAGGCAAGATGTGACTATCCTGGTACGCTTGCCTTTGGAAATTTCCACGATACACAGTCTACAGGCGCCGTATGGCTCTATAGCTTCATGGTGGCACAAGGTAGGTATATCAATACCGTTTTCTCTAGCTACCTGAAGTATTGTCTGCCCTTTTTCAGCCTTGAATTCACGGCCATCAATAATTAAGGTTACCATCTTACTTTCTACCTACAGCTCCTAATTTGCAGACGTCGTAACAAGCCCCACATTTGATACACTTCGACTCATCCAGAACGACAGGTTTCCTTTTGCCCATAAAGGCTATAGCTTCCTGAGGACAAGCTTTAACACAAAGTCCACAGCCTGGGCATTTTTCTTCTATGTAGTAATGGATTAGAGCCTTGCAGACACCGGCCGGGCATCTCTTTTCCTTGATATGAGCTTCGTACTCATCTTTGAAATAGCGGATAGTGGTAATAACAGGATTTGGTGCTGTGCTACCTAGGGCACAGAGAGAGCTATCTACGAGGGTTGCGGAAAGCCGTTCCAGAAGGTCGATATCTGCGTCATTGCCTTTCCCCTCAGTGATGTCATCCAGAATTTGCCGCATGCGTTTTATTCCCTCACGGCATGGCACGCACTTACCGCAAGATTCCTCTTCGAGGAAGGTGAGGAAGTACTTAGCGATGTCTACCATACATGTGGTCTCATCCATGACAATCATGCCACCCGAGCCCATCATCGAGCCGGCTTTAGTTAGCTCGTCAAAATCTACTGGTAAGTCAAGTAAGCTTTCAGGAAGGCAGCCACCTGAGGGGCCACCGGTCTGCACTGCCTTGAATTTCTTCCCTTCCCGGATACCACCACCAATATCATAGATGATTTCCCTTAGGGTTATCCCCATTGGCACTTCCACCAGGCCTGTGTTATTAATTTTACCCACCAGAGAAAAGATTTTTGTCCCCTTGCTGCCATCGGTACCTAAGGTGCGGTACCAATCAGTGCCTTTATTGATTATTACGGGCACATTAGACCAAGTTTCTACATTGTTTAGGTTACTGGGTCTGTTCCACAGTCCTTTTTCCACTGTATGAACATATTTAGCTCTTGGTTCTCCAACATTGCCTTCGAGGGATGCCATCAGTGCTGTAGACTCACCGCAAACGAAAGCACCTCCACCTCTAGTTATGCGGACATTAAAATGGAAACCTGAACCCAGGATATTATCTCCGAGCAGCCCTAGCTGTTGTGCTTGGTTCAGAGCAATTGTTATGTTAGCCAATGCTAAAGGATATTCATTGCGAACATACACATATCCTTGGTGAGCTCCAATTGCATAAGCACCAATAATCAGGCCTTCAAGTACACTGTGTGGATTGCCCGAAAGTAGACCTTCATTAGCGTAAGCTCCGGGGTCACCCTCATCAGCATTTACGATGACGTACTTTATATCTCCGGGAGCATTATGGCAGGATTCCCATTTTGCTCCTGTGGGAAAACCAGCACCTCCTCGTCCCCTTAAGCCGGAGCGTTTGATTTCCTCGATTATTTGCTCTGAAGCCATTTCGAAGAGGGCTTTGGCTAAAGCTGTGTAGCCACCAATAGCAATATAATCCTCTATCTTAATTGGGTTTATTTCGATGTTGTTGCCAAGAATATTCCGCTTTTGCTTTTGGTAGAAGGGAATTTCATGCCTGTGCACAAGTTTGCTGCCGGTAATCGGGTCATTATGAAGCAGTCTGTCAATAATATTGCCATTGATTAGTGTCTCATGCAGTATCTCAGGCACATCTTCCAACTTTACTTGTTGGTAGAAAATGTCGCCAGGTTGGATAACTACGATCGAGCCTTTCTCACAGAGGCCTTGACAACCTGTGATTCTCAGTTCCGCCTTATTCTCCAAGCCTTGTTTTGATAGTTCTTTCTTAAAGGCTTCTACGATTTGGGCGCAGCCGTAAGGATGGCAGGCTGTACCATTGCATACCGCAATTAGAGGCTTTCCTGATTTTCTTTCATTGATTAGCTCTTTTTGTAGAGCCTCTAAGTCTTGTTTTGAACGGAGCTTGTTTGGCATTTCGTTTGTTAGCGCTTACTCAAATTTGGTTAGCACACTATCTACCTTGTCTGTGCTCAGCTGTCCGAAATATTCACCGTCTATTTTCACGGCTGGCCCTACGGCACAACATCCCATGCAGTTAACTGTCTCTAATGTAAATTTGCGGTCTTTAGTCGTCTCACCTCTTTCGATAAGTAAATTTCGTTCAATCTTTTCCAGTACTCTGACGGCACCTCTGACGTGGCAGGCAGTGCCCAGGCAAACGTTAATCAAATGCTTGCCTCTGGGCTCGAGGCTGAAGGCTCTGAAAAAAGTGGCCACGTTATACACCTGGCTTGCAGGAATGCCCATGATTTCACTCACCTGAATCAGTGCTTCTTTGGGAAGGTAATAGTATTCAGTCTGGATATCCTGGAGTATGGAAACCAGTTGGCCTCTGTCAGCGTTGTATTTGTTTATAGTAGCGCTAACTTTTTCATCCATATCTAATAATTATTGCTGGTAGCTTTCTTCTTAAGTTTGGCATACTCAGCAGCTACCCTTTCTTGAATTTGAGATGTTATTTCTTTTGAAAGGTGCCGGAATCTTCCCTGTAGCTTAAAGTAGTCTTCTATCGGTCGTAGCTGGGGAAAATCTAAATTCAGGGTATATCTGTCTTTTTCCACCTCATAGAGAGGGAAGATGCCTGTTTCTATAGCAAGTCGCCCTGCCTTGATAGTTAAATCTGAAGGTAGTCGCCAACCGGTGGGACAAACCGACAATATATGAATGTAAGACGGGCCTTTGATTTCTATAGCCTTACTAATTTTGTTCATAAGGTCGAAAGGATAACTATGGCACGCTGTAGCCACGTAAGGTATATCGTGAGCGACAGCGATAGCCGGCATATTTTTTTTCCAAGTAGTTTGTCCAATGCTAACCTTACCTGCGGGTGAAGTTGTGGTGGAAGCACCGAGTGGAGTGGAGCTGGAACGCTGAATACCGGTATTCATGTAGGCTTCATTATCGAAACAGATATATATAAGGTCATGGCCTCTCTCAAGAACACCGGATAGAGCTTGGAAGCCGATGTCAGCAGTACCGCCATCACCAGCCATTGCTACAACCTTTGTTCTCTTAGTATATTTGCCTTTGCGACGTAGAACTTTTATTCCGGCTTCTATTCCGGAAGCCACAGCCGCTGTATTCTCAAACAGTGTATGAATCCAGGGAACCTCCCAGGAAGTAGAAGGAAGTGGTGAGGAAACGATTTCCATGCAGCCGGTGGCGTTAGCAATTATTATATTTCTGCCCAAAGCTTTACACACAAGCCTTACAGCCAAGGCTTCACCACAGCCCATACAGGCACGATGTCCAGGGGCAAAATATTCCTTGGTCGTTACTAATCTTGGGACATATATAGCCAGACTTTCCACTATTCTCTGACTCCTATAATCTCGAATTCATCAAGTTCACCTTGCTTCGCTTTATCCACCCCATGACGAATCACCTCTTCAAAACCTTGAGCGGAAATCTCTCTACCGCCGAGGCTGCCTACAAAACTTACAATTTTTGGCCTGGTTTTTAGCGGGTAAAGTGCTGCTTGTATTTCGGAGCAGACCGGTGGTGTGCCTCCCAGAGAAAGGGCTCGGTCAAGGATGATAAGCACTTGGGCTTTGCTTACAGCCTGACGAAGCTCTTCGGTGGGAAATGGCCGCCACAAGCGCAATCTTATTAGTCCCACCTTTTGACCCTCAGCCTGCATTTTATCAATAGCCATCATAGCTGTTTCACTGAAGCTCCCCATGCATAGCAGCAAAACGTCAGCATCTTCTGCCTTGTAACTCTCTACTGGTGAATAATGGCGTCCTGAGAGCTTGCTGAACTCTTGCCACACTCGGAGAATCACCTTCTTAGAGCTTCTTAGTGCGGCCTCATGTGCCTTCTTGGCCTCAGTGTAAATGAATGGGGGACCAAAGGCGCCTATGGTCACTGGCTTATCTGGATCGAGAGGATAGGGATGCCGGTATTCAGGAAGGAATTTATCTACAACTTCTTGCTCTAAAAATTCAACAGATTCGATTGTGTGGGAAACGTAAAATCCGTCAATATGGAACATTGTCGGTAGCAAGACAATTGGGTCTTCAGCAATACGAAAGGCACATAACGTTAAATCAAAGGCTTGTTGAGCATTTTCGGCGAATATCTGAATCCAACCGCAGTCCCGAGTCGCCATCGCGTCAGAATGATCTGTCCAGATGCTCAATGGTGCTGAGAGCGCCCTGTTGGCTACTGTCATAACTATTGGTAGCCGTAGCCCTGAGGCCACATAGAGTACCTCATGCATAAGCTCCAGTCCCTGACTGGCGGTAGCAGTAAAAGTTCTGGCACCTACAGCCGAAGTTCCCAGGCAGGCGCTCATTGCTGAATGTTCTGATTCCACTGGTATATATTCGGCATCTAGCTCACCGTTAGCTACAAATTCAGCTAGCCGCTCCACAATATGAGTCTGAGGTGTAATGGGATAGGCAGCTACAGCTTCGACGCGGGCTAGTTTGATAGCCTCGGCTATGGCGAAGGAGCCCTCCATGCCTGTTCGCTTTATTGCCATCTCTATTCTTCCTCTACCATCTTTATGGCTTCAGTCCAGCACTCGCGGGCACAAATACCACATCCTTTGCAGTAGTACAGATTGGCTTCGAAGTAGCCGTCTTCGTTTTGCCCGATACATCCTTCTGGGCAAAATAAATAGCAGATTCCACATTTGATGCATTTTTGATGGTCCAATACTGGACGTTCTGATTTCCAATCCCCAGTACGATATTGCTTAGCGTTCCCTGCCTCAGTAACAACACAGCCGGGCAATAATTCCTGCCAAGATGGAAATGTTTCTGTTTCGAACGTTTTACGTGGCTTTTCAACAATGCCACTAAGTTCAGCTATTTCAGTTTCTTCATAGGCTTTGCGACAGGCATCGATATTACCCTTAGCTCTAGCACCGAAACGCTCCTTTAGAGGCTCTGTTAGCGATTCTAGCTCGATTATACCTGTGGCCTTAACCAGTGCTCCGAGCATTGTCGTATTGACGATTGGAACGCCAAGCATCTCCCGAGCAATGGAAGTGGCATTAACCACAGCTAATTTCCATGGACCATTCAGTTCTGATGTTATGTCAACTAATGTCTTTGTGGTGTTTATTATCAGCACACCGCCTTCCTTGAGTCCTGATGTGACATCTGTGATATAAATTAGGCCCGGATCCAAGATTACCACAATATCAGGATTTGTTACTGACACTCTGGCTCGAATCGGGTTAACATCGCTTACGCGATTGAAAACAAGCACCGGCGCTCCCCTTCTTTCCGGGCCAAAGCTAGGAAATGCCTGGGCGAATTTGCCTTCCTCTATAGCTGCCAGTGCTAATAGTTCAGCCGATGTTACTGCCCCTTGACCACCTCTCCCATGCCAACGGATCTCGATTGTTTTGTCTTTTTCCGTCAACTTGCTATATTTCCTCGAAGCGCCCCTGGAGGGACTCGAACCCTCGCACCCGGCTCCGGAGGCCGGCGCTCTATCCCCTGAGCTACAGGGGCTTTGGTTATTTTACCTAGTATTGTGTTATTTGACAAACTTACCAAAGGCAAACTACATACTCACTCATCTTGCTGTAATGGCTTGTCTGCGCCTGTGACTGGTTCTGACTGCTTCTTAAAAAATGGCTTGAGCATTGCTGGTGTTATAAGTGTTGTGACCACGCTGACCGCAACTGCGGCACCGAATAGGTCTCGGCTTATGGCTCCAGCCAGAAGCCCAGCACCCGCAATAATCAAACCTACCTCACCTCTTGGTACCATTCCTATACCAACTATCATGCTCTCAGTATGGGACATCTTGCCTGCAAATCGGGCTGGAATATAGCAACCAGCTATTTTCCCAAGTACAGCGGCTATTGTCAAAATGACTGCTATTATGGCTCCACCCCAGAGCAGTCGTGTGTCAACTTGCATGCCCAGGTAACAGAAGAAGAAAGGCGCCAGAAAGAGCATTATCGGTCTGGTTTTATCTAAAATGTCCTCTCTTTCATCAGTGGCGGCAAACATAAGCCCAGCCACATAGGCGCCTACCACGGGATGCAAGCCAACCAACGTAACCAGGTAAGCTATGATAAAGCCGATGATAAGTGCAAAAATGGGTATTGTCCCCGATTTTCTGAAAGGATTAAGAAGGAAACGTGATATATATTTGTTGAGCTTTACGCCGATGATTAACAAGGCAAACCAAACGGCAAGGCCAATGGCAAGGATTTTAAGGGCATCTAAGCTGGCATGAATCATGTTTAGCTCACCGCCAGCTTTTACTGCGGAGCTTATGCCAACGACAATTGATAGAATAACTATGCCGATTATATCGTCGATCACAGCTCCAACCAGTATGGTTGCTCCCGCTTGTGTCTGGAGTTTGCCCATCCCCATTAGTATCCTTATTGTGACTCCAATGCTAGTAGCTGTTAATGCTGCTCCCATGAACAGCCAGCCAGCTATTCCTGCTTCAGGGGCTAGCCACATGGTGATGAAATAGCCAAAGGTAAATGGAAGAATAACGCCACCGACAGCTACTAGAGCGCCGGTTATTCCTTGCTTCAAGAAAGCACCGACATCAGTTTCGACACCAGCAACAAAAAGCAAAACAACGATGGCTATCTGGGAGATTATCTCCATTACGTTAAATTCATGGAGGCCGAAAGCACCTTGGATAGTAGCAAAATGCAGGATGATCGGGTCATGGATAAGTCCACCCAAGGCAAATGGTGAAATAATAATTCCTGCAACCAATTCGCCTAAAACTGGTGGTTGCTTTAAATAGCGCTCAAATAGTTCGCCGCCTATCCTGGCTGCCAGCAGAATCAAGCCAAAGGTCAGTATAAATTTAAAATATATCTCGATTTCCATCTACGAAAGACCCGTAGTTAAAGACATAAATCATGTAAAGTTTACCACATTTGGGTTTATGTCGAGAATGAAGCCTACTGGTTTTAAGGACTGTTATCGCAGAGGGTAAATGGTCAACCGGTGGGTTCTGGAACCAGTCCTTTGGATTTTAGCCGTGAACTGATAAGCTTGTAGATTTCGGCGGCAATGAAAATGGTTGAGGCTGAGAGTATGGCTATTACCCAATCTGTCAGAGTTAAGGCATAGGTATTGAATGGGCCTTGGAGAATGGGTAGGTAAATTACTAGGCCGAGCATTATACATTCCCAACCTATTGCTAACAATAACCACTTGTTAGCAAATGGACCAATCTTGAATAAAGAGTGTTCCAATGAGCGACAGTTAAAAGCGTTGAAAAACTGAACGAGGATCAGGGTAACGAAGCACATGCTTTGGGCCTCAAGGTGGTCGTTCCTTGCATTCCATGCCCAGAGGAAGACCGCTAAAGTTACCAAGGCAGTCCAGACTCCCGCACCGGTCAGGTATCTGAGCACAGGTGCTGTGAAGATAGTCTGATGGCGAGGACGGGGCTTATGCCTCATTATATCTGGGTCAGGAGGATCCATAGACAGAGCTATAGCTGGCAGGCCATCGGTTGCCAGATTAACATATAAGATTTGAATAGCAATAAGCGGTATAACCCCAGCCGGCAATCCAATAAGTGGGCCAAAGAGAATGGCTGTTGCCATGAGCAATATCTCACCAAAATTGCATGAGAGGAGATAGACTAGATACTTCTTGATGTTTCCGAAGATGCCCCTACCCTCCTCTACGGCAGATACGATGGAGGCAAAGTTATCATCAGTAAGTATCATATCGGCTGCTTCTTTAGTAACGTCGGTGCCGGTAATACCCATAGCCACACCGATGTCAGCCTTTTTGAGTGCCGGGGCATCGTTTACTCCATCCCCTGTCATTGCTACTACATGCCCCCTTTTGGTTAAAGCCTCCACCACGCGGAGTTTATGGGCAGGAGAAACGCGGGCATAGACTTCTATTTTCTCCACCAAGGCTTCAAATTCCTTGTCGCTCAGATTATCAATATCAGCGCCAGTGAGGGCAACACCTGCTTTGAGTATGCCTAGTTCCTTGGCAATGGCAACCGCAGTTAGCTTATGGTCACCGGTTATCATTACTGACCTGATACCTGCCTGGTCACAGAGCTTTACCGCTTCTTTAACTTCTTCACGAGGCGGGTCGATCATACCAGCAAGGCCAACGAAAACCATGTCTCGCTCTATCGTCTCGGTTGTATTAGCGGTATCAGGAAGTCGTTTATATGCTACCCCCAAAATACGGAGAGCATCACCAGCCATTTCATGGGACACGGACAGAATATTGTTCCTATCATTATCGCTTAATTTTGGTTCCTGTTCATTCCGGTAAATATGGCTGCAAGAACTTAAGATTACCTCTGGTGCCCCTTTGGAGTAGGCGATCTTACCTTGTGGTGCTTGATGCACAGTGGTCATCCTCTTCGTCTCGGAGGAGAAAGGAATTTCGTGGATGCGGGGGAATTGGCCCTGAAGTTTCTCTTGCCACAAATCGGCCTTAGCTGCTGTTACTACCAAAGCGCCTTCGGTAGGGTCGCCTTTGATTCCCCAGACGCCATCGGCAGAGGAAAGAGACGTATCATTGCACAGGCTACCTATCTGGAGCAGCATTTGTAGGGCAGTGTCTTTTTCAGCGTTTATGGTTTTGCCGTCAAAATGAAACTCACCTTTAGGTTCATAGCCAACTCCAGTGACATCAATCAGCTTGCCATCCACATAGATGCGGCGTATCGTCATCTGATCCTGGGTTAGCGTGCCTGTCTTGTCTGAACAAATAAATGTGGTACAACCGAGGGTCTCTACCGCCGGTAGCTTTCTAATGAGGGCATGTCGCCGTACCATCTTCTGAACGCCGAGAGCCAGTGAGATGGTGACTACAGCAGGTAAGGCTTCGGGAACAGCAGCTACTGCCAGGCTCACTCCCCAGATGAGCATTTCCAAAATCTCATGTCCTCTCAAAACTCCAATTCCGGCGAGAATGAAACAAAGGGCTAGTGCGCCGATGGCAATTAACTTTCCCAACTTGTCAAGGTTAACCTGGAGGGGTGTCTGCTCCTTCTTGACCTCTTGGAGCATGGTAGCTATCTTGCCAAACTCCGTAGCCATGCCGGTAGCGGTGATAATCGCTGTACCCCTACCATAAACGGCGGCTGTTCCCATGAAGACCATGTTCTTTCTGTCACCAATGCTGATTTCTCCCGGCAATACCTTAGCTATCTTTTCCACGGGAACCGATTCCCCGGTTAGGGAGGCTTCATCTGCCTTTAGATTGATCGCTTCAATCAGGCGTGCGTCTGCTGGTATTCGGTCACCGGTTCTGAGGATGATTATGTCCCCGGGGACTAGCTCTCGAGAGGGTATTTCCACCTCTTTCCCATTTCTTAGCACTGATGCCATAGGCGCTGCCATTTTCTTCAGGGCTTCCATAGCTCGTTCAGCCCTGTATTCCTGGATAAAGCCAAGGCCAGCAGCGAAAACGACGATAACAAAAATGACAATGGCATCAGCCACCTCGCCCACGACAGCTGACAGGACTACTGCAACAAGGAGGATAATAATCAGGAAATTTTTGAATTGCTCTAGGAAAATTTTCCAGGGTGAGACCTTCTCCCCTGCAGTCAGCTCATTATGACCAAACTGAGCCAGGCGGTGTTGAGCTTCTTCTTCACTCAAGCCATCACGCTTAGAACTCAAAGAGTCTAAGACTTCTGGTACCTCTAAATTATGCCAGTTCTTATTGAGTTGCATGATAATTATCCTCCTTGTTGCAGTATTTATTCAAGATCGGAATTAGCTGAACATGGGTATTAGCATTAGCATGGCGCCACCAGCTACTACCGAGGCGATTTGACCAGCAGTATTAGCTCCAACAGCATGCATCAGCAGATGGTTGTGGGGATTCTCTTGAAGACCCATCTTTTGGACTACCCTGGCTGACATGGGGAAAGCTGATATTCCTGCAGCGCCGATCAAAGGGTTAACCTTCTTGCCGGACAGAAGATACATTGTCTTCCCCAAAATGACGCCAGCAGCAGTATCTAATGCAAAGGCAACTATTCCCATGACGAAGATAAGTATTGTCTCTGGCTTGAGGAACTCGGAAGCTATCATCATCCCACCCACTGTGAGGCCTAACAGGATGGTAACAATGTTGGTCAATTCGTTCTGAGCTGTCGCAGAAAGCCTTTCAACCACTCCACACTCCCGAAGTACATTGCCGAACATAAGACAGCCAATAAGTGGTGTAGCTTTTGGTGCTATTAATCCCACTATCAATACAGTAGCTATAGGGAAGATGATTTTTGTCCTTCGCGACACTGCTCCTACTTTGATAGGCATTTCCACTAGGCGTTCCTCTTTGGTAGTCAGCCATCTCATTATCGGCGGCTGGA
Coding sequences within:
- a CDS encoding sodium ion-translocating decarboxylase subunit beta, with the translated sequence MDIPVSEFVGFLNLNWQIVVMLAVGGFLIYLGTARNVEPVILIPIGTGIMLANIPLAGLVDEGGLFAVLRQAGIKTELFPLLIFIGIGAMIDFGPFLERPHTIFLGAAAQFGIFGTFFLAYLLGDGWLHIMNFSLKDAASIGIIGSADGPTSIYVSSILESKYAAAIVVAAYSYMALVPIIQPPIMRWLTTKEERLVEMPIKVGAVSRRTKIIFPIATVLIVGLIAPKATPLIGCLMFGNVLRECGVVERLSATAQNELTNIVTILLGLTVGGMMIASEFLKPETILIFVMGIVAFALDTAAGVILGKTMYLLSGKKVNPLIGAAGISAFPMSARVVQKMGLQENPHNHLLMHAVGANTAGQIASVVAGGAMLMLIPMFS